From one Mya arenaria isolate MELC-2E11 chromosome 4, ASM2691426v1 genomic stretch:
- the LOC128230164 gene encoding protein mono-ADP-ribosyltransferase PARP14-like isoform X2 encodes MAAQSNRKGRFIVVQWKSSKPIDIPQIATFVKGKSKASPEIRHGEVKNSALLIFDKEKDTEFLKEQWRDSDFWKITSLFAVVESNSLRVTNLPQCERREVHIFFNNPFMLGELSFADLDVDVNLFQPHAGSCVVHLTTVEDVKKACEKQKKFKKFKSHHQLKIEPFYGDIHGLQTEIEVEPLIIDNLNARKVAYLKDFYLDEITEDFKENFCTNIVWALDGLGKIKFEFQCSHDDHRVKRGREFPEKIKANCQEYFNKIVVDDRTFDQANSKDIKDVLDHYAGRNVYIEEMYSDNRVVLVGLEEEEELKQLQEKLNKIEPPRPRMTKSIPFEKHILPRLIAFKDLALYEAFEADSLDVTVDTDKITLTLTGVKEDVEKAETEIWAMLNRIVEHQFEFPDKAHKEILTTKLMTDKIQDCINDLGTRCGFTTVDGKITLYASAKVQLEQLEREILDLVSLEELEFEGKIVDKRTLEKKLKEIEENFKPYVKISYEMVTSLIKVKVVSGKDYLPLVVDKLEKEVDVLLQRREKIHMSPYILKYICDITAMASIKKELKGIKAVKIDPNVLSFNKKDENLYVEGVELVRRTVIDVVKTYAAKVFASWRNIQGPGIGTHCSSSNEEFVEILRATRKSHKCEFKIATKEEMKENRVHCIVILDSGQGLFVGTGSLTDPTLEVDVVVNPTNCDLKHMRKGLGRDLVEEGGRMIQSQCDHHIKTHGPLETSEVFISDAGKLPFQKIIHVAAPVWQGGAQGEEELVDKALENVLSTMNNDTKFILRSVATPLIGHGQGKFSSSRSARLMLQTIKNTYKKYPNVREIFFYDHNPATVRTIQQEMHAQFGDNCFHLPVEKVSLGKDTIGPTKKNLLCLRNGSRTLPMPGRKSLIIKWGKLEETGTEIVVCPTATAPKPSGKVLDAICSASPMAEAEAEKAFKQLSLNSIADGAIVETMGPVGNIYFLKIAEKWDGQTGRASLKTYVEKCLTKAIINKIKYIAMPPIGPISRGYPGDVVANEMIKTVAEFLQSKPNCCLEEVTIVIYESDMVTTSAFEYVLQSLYKHRPHRLESEIQEKVTEEKKSTDVEFGSGRVIVRNTAPPKGAFCVAKGINLELCRGSIEYAKTDAVVCTTSSFPNLHGAIADAIKKAGGTSLQRDLSNTYKSYPGKGTAFTSGGNLHCKKVYYVLLSDYDANNKNKDLDTDNLTWKVQQCLMQAEHDKLSSIAMPTFGTGGFSFPDDIAAKQMFKAIKEFFQTPRTYLHTVVIFMYAAAANTCQVFETTVGQYFSLAAPDQAAANPPPPADKPDTEQGNMSIGKARVETIYGPIEQMAADVIMDTTTSFPKLNGTIPMLLAKAAGKEEFEAECKKRGNAKEGNIVITQGFKLKCKKVYHFVMPTWKQDTGEKSIHDCIKKCLTMMKADKYTTIAVPTIGTGGYHYDAALVAKGICSAAGEFGKANPDYDVTVKIILYPGGPQDANNAIKSVVSSWNSGSGNANIPKPKSGKKVGFQAAVDDVQDDEDSGAPFVPPKRKRDFVLLQFVSDKTKNVDEGFDYIKDQIDKDRRVAVVELKREDNIDDVELIENDKKGTRIEELADVFNVDVNVDLNGRKVTVKGMGEDVPKCFRKILEHLSDRRRDQLSRHIGQTVLKHIEWYYTEDSGKLWVPYPRHISFMLEEAFDEKVNEKKFTDSDKRVYVVDFRNWTECVHDGKKTDSTSAVTVIRKDLTEGSISALPGYWAPMADVDTLLEVPVLPAEEEYQKVEAAFIAALGAYRPRFQHIKEIRRIQNRSLWQQYMTRKQQLDAELAGRGVQDIERRLWHGYDVQNEKSINVYGFNRSYSGQTFGAVYYGLGVYFAVKSEYSAGASYSPVDAAGYKHVYQARVLVGDSVQVNKGYTDRYPPLLPGSQTDRYNSTCDDPANPGEFVIYSDTQAYPEYTIVFK; translated from the exons ATGgcag CCCAAAGTAACCGGAAGGGCCGATTCATTGTGGTACAATGGAAAAGCAGTAAACCGATCGACATACCGCAGATCGCTACATTTGTCAAGGGAAAGTCAAAAGCAAGCCCTGAGATTCGACATGGAGAAGTTAAGAATTCGGCACTGTTGATTTTCGACAAAGAAAAAG ATACTGAATTCCTGAAAGAGCAATGGAGGGACAGCGACTTCTggaagataacttcactatttgcCGTGGTGGAATCCAACTCTTTACGGGTAACCAACTTGCCACAATGCGAGCGCAGAGAAGTCCACATCTTCTTCAACAACCCTTTCATGCTTGGCGAACTCAGTTTTGCCGATTTAGACGTCGATGTAAACCTCTTCCAGCCGCATGCAGGCTCTTGTGTTGTGCATCTTACTACTGTGGAAG ATGTCAAAAAGGCCTGTGAGAAAcaaaagaagtttaaaaaattcaaaagtCATCATCAGCTGAAAATCGAACCATTCTATGGGGATATTCATGGTCTACAGACAGAAATAGAAGTTGAACCATTGATAATCGACAATCTGAATGCTCGAAAGGTTGCATACCTGAAGGATTTCTATTTAGATGAAATAACTGaagattttaaagaaaatttctGCACAAATATTGTCTGGGCTTTAGATGGACTTGGTAAAATTAAGTTTGAGTTTCAATGTTCCCACGATGATCACAGAGTCAAACGCGGAAGAGAGTTTCCAGAAAAGATAAAAGCAAATTGTCAGGAATACTTCAACAAAATTGTAGTTGATGACAGAACGTTTGATCAAGCTAATAGCAAAGATATTAAAGATGTTCTGGACCACTATGCAGGCAGAAACGTTTATATTGAAGAAATGTATTCGGACAACAGAGTCGTGCTTGTTGGTTTGGAGGAAGAGGAAGAGTTAAAACAACTTCAGGAgaagttaaataaaattgaaccGCCACGACCACGCATGACAAAGAGCATTCCTTTTGAAAAACACATATTGCCAAGGCTGATAGCTTTTAAGGATTTGGCACTGTATGAAGCTTTTGAAGCAGACTCTTTAGATGTAACAGTTGACACTGATAAAATAACATTGACGTTAACTGGTGTAAAGGAAGACGTGGAGAAAGCCGAAACAGAAATCTGGGCCATGTTGAACAGAATTGTTGAACACCAATTTGAATTCCCCGATAAAGCACACAAAGAAATACTGACAACGAAACTGATGACCGACAAAATACAGGATTGCATCAATGACCTAGGCACTAGGTGTGGGTTTACTACTGTCGATGGTAAAATAACGTTGTACGCCAGCGCAAAGGTACAGTTGGAACAATTAGAACGAGAAATTCTGGACCTGGTATCTTTGGAGGAATTGGAATTTGAAGGAAAAATTGTTGACAAAAGGACTCTTGAAAAGAAGCTGAAGGAAATCGAGGAAAACTTTAAACCATAtgtaaaaatatcatatgaaaTGGTAACGAGCCTCATTAAGGTAAAGGTTGTGAGTGGTAAGGATTACCTGCCGTTAGTGGTTGATAAACTCGAGAAAGAAGTAGATGTTTTACTTCAAAGACGGGAAAAAATTCATATGTCACCGTACATCTTGAAGTATATTTGTGATATTACTGCTATGGCGAGTATAAAGAAGGAACTGAAAGGCATAAAGGCGGTGAAAATTGACCCAAATGTGTTATCATTCAACAAGAAAGATGAAAACTTGTATGTTGAGGGGGTGGAGCTGGTAAGGAGAACAGTTATCGATGTTGTCAAAACGTACGCGGCAAAAGTTTTTGCTTCTTGGAGAAACATTCAAGGTCCAGGAATTGGAACACATTGCTCAAGCAGCAACGAGGAGTTTGTTGAAATCTTACGGGCTACCCGCAAATCTCACAAATGTGAGTTTAAGATAGCTACCAAAGAAGAGATGAAAGAAAACAGAGTACATTGCATTGTTATTCTTGATTCTGGCCAAGGATTATTTGTCGGTACAGGCTCCTTAACGGACCCTACTCTCGAAGTGGATGTCGTCGTTAATCCTACAAATTGTGACTTAAAACACATGAGAAAAGGGCTAGGCAGGGACTTGGTGGAAGAAG GAGGAAGAATGATTCAAAGCCAGTGTGATCATCACATCAAGACGCACGGTCCACTGGAGACATCTGAGGTGTTTATCAGCGATGCCGGAAAACTGCCCTTTCAGAAGATTATACACGTTGCCGCTCCTGTCTGGCAGGGTGGGGCACAGGGAGAGGAGGAACTGGTGGACAAGGCGCTGGAAAATGTCCTGTCGACAATGAACAATGACACGAAGTTTATTCTTCGGTCAGTTGCTACTCCTCTCATTGGACATGGACAAGGGAAGTTCTCTAGCAGCCGATCTGCAAGG CTGATGCTACAAACAATCAAGAACACGTACAAGAAGTACCCAAATGTTCGAGAGATATTTTTCTACGACCACAATCCTGCAACTGTGCGAACGATTCAACAAGAAATGCACGCACAGTTTGGGGACAATTGCTTCCATTTGCCTGTGGAAAAAGTGAGCTTAGGAAAGG ATACCATAGGACCCACAAAAAAGAATCTTCTGTGCCTGAGGAACGGGTCAAGGACGCTTCCAATGCCTGGAAGGAAATCTCTTATTATCAAATGGGGGAAGTTAGAGGAAACGGGG ACGGAAATTGTTGTCTGCCCAACCGCCACAGCACCAAAGCCATCTGGTAAAGTTTTGGACGCTATATGCTCTGCGTCCCCAATGGCGGAAGCGGAAGCCGAAAAGGCCTTTAAGCAGTTGTCATTGAATTCGATTGCAGATGGGGCTATTGTTGAAACAATGGGTCCCGTGGGAAATATCTACTTCTTGAAGATCGCTGAAAAGTGGGACGGTCAAACTGGGCGAGCG TCATTAAAAACGTACGTGgaaaaatgcttaacaaaagCTATCATCAACAAGATCAAATACATAGCCATGCCTCCGATTGGTCCTATATCACGTGGTTACCCCGGAGACGTCGTTGCTAACGAGATGATTAAGACTGTTGCTGAATTTCTCCAATCTAAGCCAAACTGTTGTTTAGAGGAGGTTACCATAGTTATCTACGAGTCGGACATGGTCACAACTTCC gCATTTGAGTACGTCCTGCAGTCGTTATACAAACATCGTCCACACAGACTTGAGTCGGAGATACAGGAGAAGGTCACGGAGGAAAAAA AATCTACTGACGTAGAGTTCGGGTCCGGAAGAGTAATTGTTCGCAATACTGCCCCTCCTAAAGGAGCTTTCTGTGTGGCTAAGGGCATCAACTTGGAGCTGTGTAGAGGAAGCATTGAATATGCCAAG ACGGATGCAGTCGTCTGCACAACGTCATCCTTTCCCAACCTGCATGGCGCTATAGCAGACGCCATCAAAAAAGCTGGCGGTACCTCGTTACAG CGGGACTTGAGTAACACATACAAGAGCTACCCCGGGAAAGGTACAGCCTTCACCTCTGGTGGAAACCTACATTGCAAGAAGGTCTATTACGTGTTGTTGTCCGACTATGATGcaaacaacaagaacaag GACTTGGACACGGAT AACCTCACCTGGAAGGTACAGCAGTGTCTGATGCAGGCAGAACATGACAAGCTCTCATCCATTGCCATGCCAACATTTGGCACGGGAGGGTTCTCGTTTCCGGATGACATCGCCGCCAAACAGATGTTTAAGGCTATCAAGGAGTTCTTCCAGACACCAAGAACCTATCTGCACACCGTGGTCATATTCATGTATGCAGCAGCAGCCAATACCTGTCAG gtGTTTGAAACCACAGTTGGACAGTACTTCAGCTTGGCAGCTCCTGATCAGGCGGCTG CAAACCCTCCTCCTCCAGCTGATAAGCCCGACACAGAACAAGGAAATATGTCTATTGGCAAGGCAAGAGTGGAGACCATTTATGGTCCCATTGAACAAATGGCG GCTGACGTCATTATGGATACAACAACGAGTTTTCCGAAACTTAACGGCACCATTCCTATGCTGCTCGCCAAGGCTGCCGGAAAGGAGGAGTTCGAGGCAGAGTGTAAGAAGAGGGGAAATGCCAAGGAAGGCAACATTGTCATCACACAGGGCTTCAAGCTCAAGTGTAAGAAAGTGTACCACTTCGTCATGCCCACATGGAAGCAGGATACTGGAGAAAAG AGCATACACGACTGCATAAAGAAATGCCTGACGATGATGAAGGCGGACAAATATACAACCATTGCTGTACCTACTATAGGCACAGGCGGGTACCACTATGATGCAGCTCTGGTTGCAAAGGGCATTTGCAG tgcagCTGGAGAGTTTGGCAAAGCCAACCCGGATTATGATGTTACCGTGAAAATAATTCTCTATCCTGGTGGACCACAGGATGCAAACAAT GCTATCAAGTCAGTGGTGAGCAGTTGGAATTCGGGAAGTGGGAATGCCAATATACCTAAACCAAAAA GTGGCAAAAAAGTTGGCTTTCAAGCAGCAGTCGATGACGTACAAGATGATGAGGACAGCGGTGCCCCTTTCGTGCCCCCTAAGAGAAAAAGAGACTTTGTTCTTCTGCAATTCGTGTCCGATAAGACGAAGAACGTGGACGAGGGGTTTGACTATATCAAGGATCAGATAGACAAAGATAGGAGAGTTGCTGTTGTCGAGCTGAAGAGAGAAGACAATATTGATGATGTGGAACTCATTGAAAATGACAAGAAAGGG ACCCGTATCGAGGAGTTAGCTGACGTTTTCAACGTTGACGTGAACGTTGACCTCAATGGACGGAAGGTGACGGTGAAGGGTATGGGTGAAGACGTTCCAAAATGCTTTAGGAAAATCCTCGAACATCTCAGTGATCGCCGGAGAGACCAACTCTCCAGGCATATTGGCCAAACAGTCCTCAAG CATATTGAGTGGTACTACACTGAAGACAGCGGGAAACTGTGGGTGCCCTATCCCAGACATATCAGCTTCATGCTGGAGGAGGCTTTCGACGAGAAAG TGAACGAGAAGAAGTTTACGGACTCGGACAAGCGCGTGTATGTGGTAGACTTCCGGAATTGGACGGAATGTGTGCATGATGGAAAGAAGACGGACTCTACCAGCGCCGTCACAGTCATCCGGAAGGATCTGACTGAGG GGAGTATCTCAGCGCTTCCTGGCTACTGGGCGCCGATGGCAGACGTGGACACCCTGCTGGAGGTGCCGGTACTTCCGGCGGAAGAGGAGTATCAGAAGGTGGAGGCGGCTTTCATCGCTGCCCTTGGGGCTTACCGGCCACGCTTCCAGCATATCAAGGAG
- the LOC128230164 gene encoding protein mono-ADP-ribosyltransferase PARP14-like isoform X1, with translation MAAQSNRKGRFIVVQWKSSKPIDIPQIATFVKGKSKASPEIRHGEVKNSALLIFDKEKDTEFLKEQWRDSDFWKITSLFAVVESNSLRVTNLPQCERREVHIFFNNPFMLGELSFADLDVDVNLFQPHAGSCVVHLTTVEDVKKACEKQKKFKKFKSHHQLKIEPFYGDIHGLQTEIEVEPLIIDNLNARKVAYLKDFYLDEITEDFKENFCTNIVWALDGLGKIKFEFQCSHDDHRVKRGREFPEKIKANCQEYFNKIVVDDRTFDQANSKDIKDVLDHYAGRNVYIEEMYSDNRVVLVGLEEEEELKQLQEKLNKIEPPRPRMTKSIPFEKHILPRLIAFKDLALYEAFEADSLDVTVDTDKITLTLTGVKEDVEKAETEIWAMLNRIVEHQFEFPDKAHKEILTTKLMTDKIQDCINDLGTRCGFTTVDGKITLYASAKVQLEQLEREILDLVSLEELEFEGKIVDKRTLEKKLKEIEENFKPYVKISYEMVTSLIKVKVVSGKDYLPLVVDKLEKEVDVLLQRREKIHMSPYILKYICDITAMASIKKELKGIKAVKIDPNVLSFNKKDENLYVEGVELVRRTVIDVVKTYAAKVFASWRNIQGPGIGTHCSSSNEEFVEILRATRKSHKCEFKIATKEEMKENRVHCIVILDSGQGLFVGTGSLTDPTLEVDVVVNPTNCDLKHMRKGLGRDLVEEGGRMIQSQCDHHIKTHGPLETSEVFISDAGKLPFQKIIHVAAPVWQGGAQGEEELVDKALENVLSTMNNDTKFILRSVATPLIGHGQGKFSSSRSARLMLQTIKNTYKKYPNVREIFFYDHNPATVRTIQQEMHAQFGDNCFHLPVEKVSLGKDTIGPTKKNLLCLRNGSRTLPMPGRKSLIIKWGKLEETGTEIVVCPTATAPKPSGKVLDAICSASPMAEAEAEKAFKQLSLNSIADGAIVETMGPVGNIYFLKIAEKWDGQTGRASLKTYVEKCLTKAIINKIKYIAMPPIGPISRGYPGDVVANEMIKTVAEFLQSKPNCCLEEVTIVIYESDMVTTSAFEYVLQSLYKHRPHRLESEIQEKVTEEKKSTDVEFGSGRVIVRNTAPPKGAFCVAKGINLELCRGSIEYAKTDAVVCTTSSFPNLHGAIADAIKKAGGTSLQRDLSNTYKSYPGKGTAFTSGGNLHCKKVYYVLLSDYDANNKNKKYAEKDKNQNLTWKVQQCLMQAEHDKLSSIAMPTFGTGGFSFPDDIAAKQMFKAIKEFFQTPRTYLHTVVIFMYAAAANTCQVFETTVGQYFSLAAPDQAAANPPPPADKPDTEQGNMSIGKARVETIYGPIEQMAADVIMDTTTSFPKLNGTIPMLLAKAAGKEEFEAECKKRGNAKEGNIVITQGFKLKCKKVYHFVMPTWKQDTGEKSIHDCIKKCLTMMKADKYTTIAVPTIGTGGYHYDAALVAKGICSAAGEFGKANPDYDVTVKIILYPGGPQDANNAIKSVVSSWNSGSGNANIPKPKSGKKVGFQAAVDDVQDDEDSGAPFVPPKRKRDFVLLQFVSDKTKNVDEGFDYIKDQIDKDRRVAVVELKREDNIDDVELIENDKKGTRIEELADVFNVDVNVDLNGRKVTVKGMGEDVPKCFRKILEHLSDRRRDQLSRHIGQTVLKHIEWYYTEDSGKLWVPYPRHISFMLEEAFDEKVNEKKFTDSDKRVYVVDFRNWTECVHDGKKTDSTSAVTVIRKDLTEGSISALPGYWAPMADVDTLLEVPVLPAEEEYQKVEAAFIAALGAYRPRFQHIKEIRRIQNRSLWQQYMTRKQQLDAELAGRGVQDIERRLWHGYDVQNEKSINVYGFNRSYSGQTFGAVYYGLGVYFAVKSEYSAGASYSPVDAAGYKHVYQARVLVGDSVQVNKGYTDRYPPLLPGSQTDRYNSTCDDPANPGEFVIYSDTQAYPEYTIVFK, from the exons ATGgcag CCCAAAGTAACCGGAAGGGCCGATTCATTGTGGTACAATGGAAAAGCAGTAAACCGATCGACATACCGCAGATCGCTACATTTGTCAAGGGAAAGTCAAAAGCAAGCCCTGAGATTCGACATGGAGAAGTTAAGAATTCGGCACTGTTGATTTTCGACAAAGAAAAAG ATACTGAATTCCTGAAAGAGCAATGGAGGGACAGCGACTTCTggaagataacttcactatttgcCGTGGTGGAATCCAACTCTTTACGGGTAACCAACTTGCCACAATGCGAGCGCAGAGAAGTCCACATCTTCTTCAACAACCCTTTCATGCTTGGCGAACTCAGTTTTGCCGATTTAGACGTCGATGTAAACCTCTTCCAGCCGCATGCAGGCTCTTGTGTTGTGCATCTTACTACTGTGGAAG ATGTCAAAAAGGCCTGTGAGAAAcaaaagaagtttaaaaaattcaaaagtCATCATCAGCTGAAAATCGAACCATTCTATGGGGATATTCATGGTCTACAGACAGAAATAGAAGTTGAACCATTGATAATCGACAATCTGAATGCTCGAAAGGTTGCATACCTGAAGGATTTCTATTTAGATGAAATAACTGaagattttaaagaaaatttctGCACAAATATTGTCTGGGCTTTAGATGGACTTGGTAAAATTAAGTTTGAGTTTCAATGTTCCCACGATGATCACAGAGTCAAACGCGGAAGAGAGTTTCCAGAAAAGATAAAAGCAAATTGTCAGGAATACTTCAACAAAATTGTAGTTGATGACAGAACGTTTGATCAAGCTAATAGCAAAGATATTAAAGATGTTCTGGACCACTATGCAGGCAGAAACGTTTATATTGAAGAAATGTATTCGGACAACAGAGTCGTGCTTGTTGGTTTGGAGGAAGAGGAAGAGTTAAAACAACTTCAGGAgaagttaaataaaattgaaccGCCACGACCACGCATGACAAAGAGCATTCCTTTTGAAAAACACATATTGCCAAGGCTGATAGCTTTTAAGGATTTGGCACTGTATGAAGCTTTTGAAGCAGACTCTTTAGATGTAACAGTTGACACTGATAAAATAACATTGACGTTAACTGGTGTAAAGGAAGACGTGGAGAAAGCCGAAACAGAAATCTGGGCCATGTTGAACAGAATTGTTGAACACCAATTTGAATTCCCCGATAAAGCACACAAAGAAATACTGACAACGAAACTGATGACCGACAAAATACAGGATTGCATCAATGACCTAGGCACTAGGTGTGGGTTTACTACTGTCGATGGTAAAATAACGTTGTACGCCAGCGCAAAGGTACAGTTGGAACAATTAGAACGAGAAATTCTGGACCTGGTATCTTTGGAGGAATTGGAATTTGAAGGAAAAATTGTTGACAAAAGGACTCTTGAAAAGAAGCTGAAGGAAATCGAGGAAAACTTTAAACCATAtgtaaaaatatcatatgaaaTGGTAACGAGCCTCATTAAGGTAAAGGTTGTGAGTGGTAAGGATTACCTGCCGTTAGTGGTTGATAAACTCGAGAAAGAAGTAGATGTTTTACTTCAAAGACGGGAAAAAATTCATATGTCACCGTACATCTTGAAGTATATTTGTGATATTACTGCTATGGCGAGTATAAAGAAGGAACTGAAAGGCATAAAGGCGGTGAAAATTGACCCAAATGTGTTATCATTCAACAAGAAAGATGAAAACTTGTATGTTGAGGGGGTGGAGCTGGTAAGGAGAACAGTTATCGATGTTGTCAAAACGTACGCGGCAAAAGTTTTTGCTTCTTGGAGAAACATTCAAGGTCCAGGAATTGGAACACATTGCTCAAGCAGCAACGAGGAGTTTGTTGAAATCTTACGGGCTACCCGCAAATCTCACAAATGTGAGTTTAAGATAGCTACCAAAGAAGAGATGAAAGAAAACAGAGTACATTGCATTGTTATTCTTGATTCTGGCCAAGGATTATTTGTCGGTACAGGCTCCTTAACGGACCCTACTCTCGAAGTGGATGTCGTCGTTAATCCTACAAATTGTGACTTAAAACACATGAGAAAAGGGCTAGGCAGGGACTTGGTGGAAGAAG GAGGAAGAATGATTCAAAGCCAGTGTGATCATCACATCAAGACGCACGGTCCACTGGAGACATCTGAGGTGTTTATCAGCGATGCCGGAAAACTGCCCTTTCAGAAGATTATACACGTTGCCGCTCCTGTCTGGCAGGGTGGGGCACAGGGAGAGGAGGAACTGGTGGACAAGGCGCTGGAAAATGTCCTGTCGACAATGAACAATGACACGAAGTTTATTCTTCGGTCAGTTGCTACTCCTCTCATTGGACATGGACAAGGGAAGTTCTCTAGCAGCCGATCTGCAAGG CTGATGCTACAAACAATCAAGAACACGTACAAGAAGTACCCAAATGTTCGAGAGATATTTTTCTACGACCACAATCCTGCAACTGTGCGAACGATTCAACAAGAAATGCACGCACAGTTTGGGGACAATTGCTTCCATTTGCCTGTGGAAAAAGTGAGCTTAGGAAAGG ATACCATAGGACCCACAAAAAAGAATCTTCTGTGCCTGAGGAACGGGTCAAGGACGCTTCCAATGCCTGGAAGGAAATCTCTTATTATCAAATGGGGGAAGTTAGAGGAAACGGGG ACGGAAATTGTTGTCTGCCCAACCGCCACAGCACCAAAGCCATCTGGTAAAGTTTTGGACGCTATATGCTCTGCGTCCCCAATGGCGGAAGCGGAAGCCGAAAAGGCCTTTAAGCAGTTGTCATTGAATTCGATTGCAGATGGGGCTATTGTTGAAACAATGGGTCCCGTGGGAAATATCTACTTCTTGAAGATCGCTGAAAAGTGGGACGGTCAAACTGGGCGAGCG TCATTAAAAACGTACGTGgaaaaatgcttaacaaaagCTATCATCAACAAGATCAAATACATAGCCATGCCTCCGATTGGTCCTATATCACGTGGTTACCCCGGAGACGTCGTTGCTAACGAGATGATTAAGACTGTTGCTGAATTTCTCCAATCTAAGCCAAACTGTTGTTTAGAGGAGGTTACCATAGTTATCTACGAGTCGGACATGGTCACAACTTCC gCATTTGAGTACGTCCTGCAGTCGTTATACAAACATCGTCCACACAGACTTGAGTCGGAGATACAGGAGAAGGTCACGGAGGAAAAAA AATCTACTGACGTAGAGTTCGGGTCCGGAAGAGTAATTGTTCGCAATACTGCCCCTCCTAAAGGAGCTTTCTGTGTGGCTAAGGGCATCAACTTGGAGCTGTGTAGAGGAAGCATTGAATATGCCAAG ACGGATGCAGTCGTCTGCACAACGTCATCCTTTCCCAACCTGCATGGCGCTATAGCAGACGCCATCAAAAAAGCTGGCGGTACCTCGTTACAG CGGGACTTGAGTAACACATACAAGAGCTACCCCGGGAAAGGTACAGCCTTCACCTCTGGTGGAAACCTACATTGCAAGAAGGTCTATTACGTGTTGTTGTCCGACTATGATGcaaacaacaagaacaag AAGTATGCAGAAAAGGACAAAAACCAG AACCTCACCTGGAAGGTACAGCAGTGTCTGATGCAGGCAGAACATGACAAGCTCTCATCCATTGCCATGCCAACATTTGGCACGGGAGGGTTCTCGTTTCCGGATGACATCGCCGCCAAACAGATGTTTAAGGCTATCAAGGAGTTCTTCCAGACACCAAGAACCTATCTGCACACCGTGGTCATATTCATGTATGCAGCAGCAGCCAATACCTGTCAG gtGTTTGAAACCACAGTTGGACAGTACTTCAGCTTGGCAGCTCCTGATCAGGCGGCTG CAAACCCTCCTCCTCCAGCTGATAAGCCCGACACAGAACAAGGAAATATGTCTATTGGCAAGGCAAGAGTGGAGACCATTTATGGTCCCATTGAACAAATGGCG GCTGACGTCATTATGGATACAACAACGAGTTTTCCGAAACTTAACGGCACCATTCCTATGCTGCTCGCCAAGGCTGCCGGAAAGGAGGAGTTCGAGGCAGAGTGTAAGAAGAGGGGAAATGCCAAGGAAGGCAACATTGTCATCACACAGGGCTTCAAGCTCAAGTGTAAGAAAGTGTACCACTTCGTCATGCCCACATGGAAGCAGGATACTGGAGAAAAG AGCATACACGACTGCATAAAGAAATGCCTGACGATGATGAAGGCGGACAAATATACAACCATTGCTGTACCTACTATAGGCACAGGCGGGTACCACTATGATGCAGCTCTGGTTGCAAAGGGCATTTGCAG tgcagCTGGAGAGTTTGGCAAAGCCAACCCGGATTATGATGTTACCGTGAAAATAATTCTCTATCCTGGTGGACCACAGGATGCAAACAAT GCTATCAAGTCAGTGGTGAGCAGTTGGAATTCGGGAAGTGGGAATGCCAATATACCTAAACCAAAAA GTGGCAAAAAAGTTGGCTTTCAAGCAGCAGTCGATGACGTACAAGATGATGAGGACAGCGGTGCCCCTTTCGTGCCCCCTAAGAGAAAAAGAGACTTTGTTCTTCTGCAATTCGTGTCCGATAAGACGAAGAACGTGGACGAGGGGTTTGACTATATCAAGGATCAGATAGACAAAGATAGGAGAGTTGCTGTTGTCGAGCTGAAGAGAGAAGACAATATTGATGATGTGGAACTCATTGAAAATGACAAGAAAGGG ACCCGTATCGAGGAGTTAGCTGACGTTTTCAACGTTGACGTGAACGTTGACCTCAATGGACGGAAGGTGACGGTGAAGGGTATGGGTGAAGACGTTCCAAAATGCTTTAGGAAAATCCTCGAACATCTCAGTGATCGCCGGAGAGACCAACTCTCCAGGCATATTGGCCAAACAGTCCTCAAG CATATTGAGTGGTACTACACTGAAGACAGCGGGAAACTGTGGGTGCCCTATCCCAGACATATCAGCTTCATGCTGGAGGAGGCTTTCGACGAGAAAG TGAACGAGAAGAAGTTTACGGACTCGGACAAGCGCGTGTATGTGGTAGACTTCCGGAATTGGACGGAATGTGTGCATGATGGAAAGAAGACGGACTCTACCAGCGCCGTCACAGTCATCCGGAAGGATCTGACTGAGG GGAGTATCTCAGCGCTTCCTGGCTACTGGGCGCCGATGGCAGACGTGGACACCCTGCTGGAGGTGCCGGTACTTCCGGCGGAAGAGGAGTATCAGAAGGTGGAGGCGGCTTTCATCGCTGCCCTTGGGGCTTACCGGCCACGCTTCCAGCATATCAAGGAG